From Salvia miltiorrhiza cultivar Shanhuang (shh) unplaced genomic scaffold, IMPLAD_Smil_shh original_scaffold_269, whole genome shotgun sequence, the proteins below share one genomic window:
- the LOC131003796 gene encoding uncharacterized protein LOC131003796: MCRHRRAAACSLILAADPPPPFNATAAWSCCCSPEVDGSGLQSFVLLGVPAAVGLPGVAAGWPAIDGQQLAGGAEHRLTKIGDNRGSVAVRQPPATTSHRGCPPPDLDSHTQSANTKGFCARIIYCNCSNKSFNSFLVTSVHKYIFSNCKSMNLLLIFFIYQSICKSELMSMCWYSGVDVYN; the protein is encoded by the exons ATGTGCCGCCATCGccgggccgccgcctgctccctcatcctcgcggcagatccgccgccgccgttcaacgccacggccgcctggagctgctgctgttcgcctgaggtcgacggatctggccttcagtcgttcgtcttgctcggagttcccgccgccgttggcttgcccggagtcgccgctggctggcccgcgatcgacggccagcagctcgctggaggagccgagcaccgtctcacaaag atcggagacaaccgcggctccgtcgccgtccgtcaaccgccggcgacgacgagccaccgaggctgccctccccctgacctcgactcacacacgcaatcagccaacacaaagggtttttgtgcgagaatcatatactgtaattgctcaaataaaagttttaactctttccttgtaacttcagttcacaagtacatatttagtaactgtaaatctatgaatttgctactcattttcttcatttatcaaagcatatgtaaatctgagttaatgagcatgtgttggtattctggagttgatgtatacaattga